Proteins encoded within one genomic window of Triticum aestivum cultivar Chinese Spring chromosome 2D, IWGSC CS RefSeq v2.1, whole genome shotgun sequence:
- the LOC123055423 gene encoding UDP-galactose transporter 1 — MESAAGGGLGSMRAVLAILQWWGFNVTVIIINKWIFQKLDFKFPLTVSCVHFICSSIGAYIAIHVLKAKPLIQVEPEDRWKRIFPMSFVFCMNIVLGNVSLRYIPVSFMQTIKSFTPATTVILQWLVWSKHFEWRIWASLVPIVGGILLTSMTELSFNIFGFCAAMIGCLATSTKTILAESLLHGYKFDSINTVYYMAPFATMILALPAMLLEGGGVIDWFYTHDSVFSSLIIILGSGVLAFCLNFSIFYVIHSTTAVTFNVAGNLKVAVAVLVSWLIFRNPISPMNAIGCAITLVGCTFYGYVRHLISQQQAAALLGSQGTNSPRSRVEMLPLVGDKEDKV, encoded by the exons ATGGAGTCGGCCGCCGGCGGCGGGCTGGGCAGCATGCGCGCCGTGCTCGCCATCCTCCAGTGGTGGGGCTTCaacgtcaccgtcatcatcatcaacaagtGGATCTTCCAG AAGCTGGATTTCAAGTTCCCCCTCACAGTGTCCTGCGTCCACTTCATATGCTCCTCGATCGGGGCTTACATCGCGATCCACGTGCTCAAGGCAAAGCCGCTGATTCAGGTCGAGCCTGAGGACCGCTGGAAGAGGATCTTCCCCATGTCCTTTGTGTTCTGCATGAACATCGTGCTCGGGAACGTCAGCCTGCGCTACATCCCAGTCTCCTTCATGCAGACTATTAAATCCTTCACCCCTGCAACCACAG TTATTCTGCAGTGGTTGGTTTGGAGCAAGCACTTTGAGTGGCGCATATGGGCTTCGCTGGTCCCGATAGTCGGGGGGATCCTCTTGACCTCGATGACAGAGCTCAGCTTCAACATTTTTGGCTTCTGTGCTGCCATGATAGGCTGCCTCGCCACGTCTACAAAGACCATCTTGGCAGAGTCCCTGCTCCACGGATACAAATTTGACAG CATTAACACAGTGTACTACATGGCACCCTTTGCCACCATGATACTGGCTCTGCCAGCAATGTTGCTTGAAGGAGGCGGCGTAATCGACTGGTTCTACACACACGACTCTGTCTTCTCTTCGCTGATTATCATCCTAGGCTCAGGGGTTCTTGCGTTTTGCCTCAACTTCTCCATCTTCTACGTGATCCATTCGACCACGGCAGTGACCTTCAATGTTGCTGGCAACCTTAAA GTTGCCGTTGCAGTCTTGGTCTCATGGCTGATCTTCCGGAATCCGATCTCCCCAATGAATGCAATTGGATGCGCAATCACGCTCGTCGGCTGTACTTTCTATGGGTATGTGAGGCATCTCATCTCCCAACAGCAGGCTGCTGCCCTCCTAGGGAGCCAAGGAACGAACTCGCCGAGAAGTCGGGTGGAGATGCTCCCCCTTGTAGGCGACAAGGAAGATAAGGTCTAG
- the LOC123055422 gene encoding putative 1-phosphatidylinositol-3-phosphate 5-kinase FAB1D, giving the protein MNNNTLMITTSTSSISREGSVDGKHNRVHFLLPAYQTTVKQPDDSDGAAEFNNPEEGDAVWVPPEPATNDDDTNHLGAHTNDDDDDDDDEWHDGISWGQPSSSDSEPSPSPSPREDRHTGMLKAMDKQLKMLTTRFLASAGISLPHEDDGGESWLDIVTALSWEAALLIKPDGKAGNEMDPGSYIKVKRIASGTRRQCEVINGLVFRKYAAHKHMPTKCHNPKLLLLQGALGDSDVGLSSFDSMGQEKDHLEKAISQVMEKCAPDVILVEKTVSRDIQELLLNQGVTLVLDMKLDRLQRIARCSGSPIVSVLDIMTMTKLKQCDYFHIEKVMEEHNGGEGGKRTLKTLMFLEGFPRPLGCTILLRGANSEELKKVKQVMLYTVFAAYHLVLEASFFEDQKVFLNASNSVGMKEGPSSPVSHAENGVRYSRSVEHISDAEASTAHSANSDALHSPTDGCSSGLTEGASKTIHSNHALPSEKMLVTSVSGSLRGFIDKFRRQNIYLPVTSQETADNQKEGTPELNQDVPSEGLHAVVMTDGPVDSGEYTDSLKDFQKQKDQQMILAGHPTIGKHEQLSVAFENGEQHSTPYSEEKTYIDEADDVLDSQSILILMSSQCIAKQVICEQSHLSRINYYGNFDVSLGRYLQDILQNQNLSCFSCGEPPESHMYSYTHRDGNLTVLVKRLLPEHRLSGESKGKIWMWTRCLRCEQESGISKSSRRVMMSAEARNLSFGKFLELSFSSHSADRRLSVCGHSVNRDCLRFFGLGSKVAMFQYSSVEIYNACKPQQTLEFHNPSTHELFEQQGRNVLARGVTLFTEVENIIQHMKNQFPEVVINCGAFLPVKEFSELDEMLVKEKAEFVDFLMKAADRHGVSRSSVHEILDVNWLYQDLLLGQYVWDRRLHGLLLGKSAGKERMSNSMKKVTIELTYDRTATGAEADGIAEGTSSQLSLENGSIEPVQFGELGVNRHSSAVTDETHQDRHYEKQASAPSRTSDILDAQGQRNGPILQRSISFKQGIQQFRVSEWEDREKWVWSPLSELRLAYRQELQAGCLEKFELVNRYSPSHLPPLYKQSAEEAPSPRFVVGPGGNVLSVSEDEISSIVSCALAISEDRRHLLDSIVESHASDTTSMLSESSSSASSSSWSSESSDSEAGFLSDELYNYDSSLLSSSLHPEISVNGKANLKGKYSVICVHANQFYTLRQKCCPSELAYVASLSRCKKWNAQGGKSKAFFAKTMDGRFIVKQIQKTEFESFIEFAPDYFKHVCHSLDTGSQTCLAKILGIYQVKQIRHGKEVKIDLMVMENLLFGHNVSRIYDLKGAVFSRYIADSSDPHTVYLDQNFVEDMRVSPIYIGGRTKHLLQRAIWNDTSFLTSVNVMDYSLLVGVDEQNHEFVLGIIDYLRQYTWDKQLETWAKTSLVVPKNESPTVISPREYKKRFRKFMAKYFLTVPDDWTTAKKSSGTCKYCARGNCNLSKIDSQKPQLRAESCSIQ; this is encoded by the exons ATGAATAACAATACGCTCATGATCACCACCAGCACCAGCAGTATCAGCAG agaGGGCAGCGTCGACGGTAAACACAACCGTGTCCATTTCCTGCTGCCGGCGTACCAAACCACCGTCAAGCAACCTGACGACTCTGACGGTGCCGCTGAATTCAATAACCCTGAGGAGGGTGATGCCGTGTGGGTACCACCAGAGCCGGCCACCAACGATGACGATACCAACCATTTGGGTGCACACAcaaatgatgatgatgacgacgacgatgatgaatgGCATGATGGTATCAGCTGGGGGCAGCCGAGCTCCAGTGACTCTGAACCCAGCCCGAGTCCTAGTCCCAGGGAGGACCGGCACACTGGGATGCTCAAGGCCATGGACAAGCAGCTAAAGATGCTCACCACACGGTTCCTAGCATCTGCAGGCATCTCCTTGCCCCACGAAGATGACGGCGGCGAAAGCTGGCTCGACATCGTAACCGCCCTGTCCTGGGAGGCTGCTCTGCTCATCAAGCCTGACGGCAAAGCCGGAAATGAAATGGACCCTGGGTCTTATATCAAGGTCAAGCGCATCGCCTCCGGCACCCGAAGACAGTG TGAGGTGATCAACGGGTTGGTGTTCAGGAAGTATGCAGCTCACAAGcacatgcccaccaagtgccacaACCCCAAGCTGCTGCTGCTCCAAGGCGCCCTCGGGGACTCCGATGTTGGTCTGTCATCATTTGATTCCATGGGACAG GAAAAGGACCATTTGGAAAAGGCTATCAGCCAAGTGATGGAGAAATGTGCTCCAGATGTCATCCTGGTGGAGAAAACAGTTTCGCGGGACATACAGGAGCTTCTCCTGAACCAAGGTGTCACTCTGGTGCTCGATATGAAGCTCGACCGGTTGCAGAGAATTGCTCGCTGTTCTGGATCTCCTATAGTCTCTGTTTTGGACATCATGACCATGACGAAGCTGAAACAGTGCGACTACTTCCACATCGAAAAGGTCATGGAGGAGCATAACGGTGGTGAGGGCGGGAAGCGGACATTGAAAACGTTGATGTTCTTGGAAGGCTTTCCCAGGCCGTTGGGATGCACG ATATTATTGCGAGGAGCAAATAGCGAAGAACTGAAGAAAGTCAAGCAAGTCATGCTCTACACCGTGTTTGCAGCGTACCACCTGGTTCTTGAGGCATCCTTCTTTGAGGATCAGAAGGTATTCTTGAATGCTTCAAACTCTGTTGGTATGAAGGAAGGGCCATCATCTCCTGTCAGTCATGCAGAGAATGGTGTCAGGTATAGTAGATCAGTGGAGCACATTTCTGATGCAGAGGCAAGTACTGCTCATTCTGCAAATTCAGATGCCTTACACTCACCGACGGATGGCTGCTCGAGTGGGCTCACGGAGGGTGCAAGTAAAACcatccattcaaatcatgcacttCCTTCTGAAAAAATGCTGGTAACATCAGTCTCGGGATCACTGAGAGGATTCATCGATAAATTCCGCCGTCAGAATATTTATCTACCTGTCACTTCTCAAGAGACAGCTGATAACCAGAAAGAAGGAACACCTGAGCTCAATCAAGATGTACCAAGTGAAGGTCTTCATGCCGTGGTAATGACAGATGGACCAGTTGATTCCGGTGAGTACACGGACAGTTTAAAAGATTTCCAGAAACAAAAAGATCAGCAAATGATACTGGCTGGTCATCCAACCATTGGAAAACATGAGCAATTGTCAGTTGCATTTGAAAATGGGGAGCAACACAGCACCCCTTACAGTGAAGAGAAAACTTACATTGACGAGGCTGACGACGTGTTGGATTCTCAGAGCATACTGATTTTGATGTCTAGCCAATGCATCGCTAAACAGGTCATTTGTGAGCAGAGTCATCTGTCCCGGATAAATTATTATGGAAATTTTGACGTCTCCTTAGGACGATATTTGCAAGACATTTTGCAGAATCAG AACCTAAGCTGTTTCTCATGCGGAGAGCCTCCGGAGTCTCACATGTACTCTTACACCCACCGCGATGGTAACCTGACAGTTCTTGTGAAGCGTTTGCTGCCTGAGCATCGCTTGTCTGGTGAATCCAAAGGGAAAATTTGGATGTGGACTAGATGTTTAAGATGTGAGCAGGAAAGCGGGATATCCAAATCATCTCGAAGAGTGATGATGTCCGCTGAGGCACGGAATCTCTCGTTCGGGAAGTTCCTTGAACTCAGTTTTTCAAGCCACTCTGCTGACAGAAGGCTATCAGTCTGTGGACACTCGGTGAACAGGGACTGCTTGCGCTTTTTTGG GCTGGGCTCCAAAGTTGCAATGTTTCAGTATTCATCGGTCGAAATATACAACGCCTGCAAGCCACAGCAAACCCTCGAGTTCCATAATCCCAGTACACATGAGTTGTTCGAGCAACAGGGGAGAAAT GTTCTTGCCAGAGGAGTTACCCTTTTCACTGAAGTTGAAAACATAATACAGCACATGAAGAATCAGTTTCCTGAGGTGGTGATCAACTGCGGCGCCTTCCTTCCTGTTAAAGAGTTTTCTGAACTCGATGAGATGTTGGTCAAAGAGAAGGCCGAGTTTGTG GATTTTCTCATGAAGGCTGCTGATCGGCATGGGGTGTCTAGGTCCTCGGTACATGAGATTCTTGATGTAAATTGGCTCTATCAGGACCTCCTGCTTGGACAGTATGTCTGGGACCGTCGGTTGCATGGACTTCTACTTGGTAAATCTGCTGGAAAAGAAAGAATGAGTAACAGCATGAAGAAGGTGACTATTGAACTTACTTATGACCGAACAGCAACTGGAGCCGAGGCCGATGGTATCGCCGAGGGCACCAGCAGCCAACTATCATTGGAGAATGGATCTATTGAGCCAGTGCAGTTTGGTGAACTGGGGGTGAACAGACATTCATCAGCAGTGACTGATGAAACCCATCAGGATAGGCACTATGAAAAGCAAGCTAGCGCACCGTCCAGAACATCAGATATATTGGATGCTCAGGGGCAGAGAAATGGTCCGATTTTACAACGTTCGATTTCCTTTAAGCAAGGTATTCAACAATTCAGAGTTTCTGAATGGGAGGACAGGGAGAAATGGGTCTGGAGTCCACTTAGTGAGTTAAGATTGGCTTACAGGCAGGAGCTTCAGGCCGGATGTTTGGAAAAATTTGAGCTTGTTAACCGCTATTCGCCATCTCATCTGCCACCCTTGTACAAACAATCTGCTGAAGAGGCGCCCTCTCCACGGTTCGTCGTTGGTCCGGGTGGCAATGTCTTGTCTGTATCAGAGGATGAGATATCCAGCATAGTCTCCTGTGCTCTCGCCATATCCGAGGACCGTCGCCACCTGCTGGATTCTATTGTCGAGAGTCATGCATCGGACACTACTAGCATGTTATCCGAATCTTCCTCTTCCGCCTCTTCATCATCCTGGTCATCCGAATCTtcagattctgaagcaggcttttTGTCCGACGAACTGTACAACTACGACAGCTCGCTCCTATCATCCTCTCTCCATCCGGAGATATCTGTCAATGGGAAAGCAAATCTCAAAGGAAAATATTCAGTTATATGTGTGCACGCTAATCAGTTTTACACTCTTAGACAGAAATGCTGTCCATCTGAGCTTGCATATGTCGCTTCCCTAAGCCGATGCAAGAAATGGAACGCGCAAGGCGGAAAGAGCAAGGCTTTCTTTGCGAAAACAATGGATGGCAGGTTCATCGTCAAGCAAATACAAAAGACAGAGTTCGAGTCTTTCATAGAATTTGCCCCGGATTACTTCAAGCATGTTTGCCACTCTCTCGACACCGGGAGCCAAACCTGCCTTGCCAAAATTCTAGGCATCTATCAG GTTAAGCAGATAAGGCACGGCAAGGAAGTGAAGATTGATCTGATGGTGATGGAAAATCTCCTCTTTGGACACAATGTGTCACGGATATACGATCTTAAAGGTGCGGTTTTCTCTCGATACATAGCCGACTCGAGTGACCCTCACACTGTCTACTTGGATCAAAACTTTGTCGAGGATATGCGTGTCTCTCCAATCTATATTGGTGGGAGAACAAAACATCTCTTGCAGCGGGCAATCTGGAACGATACATCTTTCCTCACG TCAGTTAATGTCATGGACTACTCTCTACTTGTGGGAGTCGATGAACAAAACCATGAATTTGTACTTGGCATCATCGATTACCTGAGGCAGTACACATGGGACAAGCAACTGGAGACATGGGCGAAAACTTCTCTCGTGGTGCCGAAGAATGAGTCGCCGACAGTGATTTCACCCAGGGAGTACAAGAAAAGGTTCAGGAAGTTCATGGCCAAGTATTTCCTAACGGTCCCAGATGATTGGACCACCGCGAAGAAGAGTTCAGGGACCTGTAAATATTGTGCTCGCGGCAACTGTAACTTGTCAAAGATCGACAGCCAGAAGCCTCAACTTCGAGCTGAGTCGTGCTCTATCCAGTGA